The Sphingobacterium bambusae genome includes a window with the following:
- a CDS encoding glycosyltransferase family 2 protein translates to MSKPLISVIIPVYNVETYLEACIKSVLMQSYDDLEILLVNDGSSDTSGEICDLYAEKDSRIKTIHKKNGGLSSARNTGLDHAAGEFICFVDSDDIIHPQFISILFGSLDGSDMAFCSYQTFEEDTPKDFHILDDFAAKTYQGQDMLSQIFSFKYPLLVIACNKIYKRQIWERIRFPLNKIHEDEFVVHLILDQCHFIKFVNHPLYYYRQRAGSVMTAASNRNAILNKMEAFALRRDFFLDRDMESDAQKLNDEILYRCLMATVDKDNPIWQDIGIRTIIFKSGLPVKARILLLVKKKLYGIYLILVGLLRKKKL, encoded by the coding sequence ATGTCTAAACCGCTGATTTCTGTTATCATACCTGTGTATAATGTTGAAACCTACTTGGAAGCATGTATCAAATCTGTTTTAATGCAATCCTACGATGATTTAGAGATACTTTTGGTTAATGATGGTTCTTCCGATACAAGCGGCGAAATTTGCGATCTATACGCAGAAAAGGACTCACGAATAAAGACCATCCACAAGAAAAATGGTGGACTTTCTTCTGCAAGAAACACAGGACTGGATCATGCTGCTGGAGAATTTATCTGTTTTGTAGATAGTGACGACATCATTCACCCACAATTTATTAGCATTTTGTTTGGCAGTTTAGATGGTAGTGATATGGCATTCTGCAGTTATCAAACTTTTGAAGAGGATACTCCTAAAGATTTCCATATCCTTGATGATTTCGCAGCGAAGACCTACCAAGGGCAAGATATGTTGTCACAAATTTTTTCCTTTAAGTATCCCCTATTAGTTATTGCTTGCAATAAGATATATAAACGCCAAATTTGGGAAAGAATACGATTCCCTTTAAATAAAATTCACGAAGATGAATTTGTCGTTCATTTGATTTTAGACCAGTGCCACTTCATTAAATTCGTCAATCATCCACTTTATTATTATAGACAGCGAGCGGGAAGCGTGATGACAGCTGCCTCCAATAGAAACGCTATCTTGAACAAGATGGAAGCCTTCGCTTTAAGGCGCGATTTCTTTTTAGATCGTGACATGGAGTCTGATGCACAAAAACTCAACGATGAGATTTTGTATCGGTGTCTAATGGCTACGGTGGATAAAGACAATCCAATTTGGCAGGATATAGGCATTAGAACAATTATTTTTAAAAGTGGGCTACCCGTGAAGGCTAGAATTCTGTTGCTAGTTAAGAAGAAGCTCTATGGTATTTATTTAATATTGGTCGGGTTATTAAGAAAGAAAAAGTTATAA
- a CDS encoding serine O-acetyltransferase — protein sequence MNIQAYIDKDRMDYFPFFSKGYLMDWLLQSEQYWLRCFVKSLRAEEYYTFHKPNKILKYYYARRKNSLGRKLGFFIPAGCFGSGLKIYHYGSILINPKTRIGKNCNIHGNCCLGSKGIYPDDSPVIGDNVDIGQGAQVLGGITIADGVKIGAGAIVTKSILEPNVTVVGIPARIVDK from the coding sequence ATGAACATTCAAGCATACATAGATAAAGATCGGATGGATTATTTCCCCTTTTTCTCGAAAGGTTATCTGATGGATTGGTTGCTGCAATCGGAACAGTATTGGTTACGGTGTTTCGTAAAATCGCTGCGTGCAGAGGAATATTATACATTTCATAAGCCGAATAAAATCTTAAAATATTACTATGCCCGGCGGAAAAATAGTTTAGGCCGGAAATTAGGTTTTTTTATTCCTGCGGGCTGCTTTGGTTCGGGATTGAAGATATACCATTATGGTTCTATACTTATCAATCCAAAAACACGTATTGGTAAAAACTGTAACATTCATGGTAATTGCTGTTTGGGGAGTAAGGGGATTTATCCAGACGATTCGCCGGTTATTGGCGACAATGTAGATATTGGACAAGGTGCGCAAGTATTAGGGGGAATCACCATAGCTGATGGGGTCAAAATTGGCGCTGGCGCCATTGTCACCAAATCTATTTTAGAGCCCAATGTGACGGTGGTAGGCATTCCGGCTCGGATAGTAGATAAATAA
- a CDS encoding glycosyltransferase family 2 protein yields MASEKLVSLVMPAYKAKFLKQALDSILKQSYSNFELIIVDDASPENLSDIMAEYSDPRISYYRNKQNLGGQSLVMQWNHSITYAKGEYLVLAADDDIYHPNFLKTCVELAVKYPHVDVVRSRVEQIDEENNLLGIDGILPEFCSKYQFLKYWLNATVFTCIGNFMFKTAVIKEKQFIDFPSAFGSDTASAIMMAENGIANTQAMLFSFRLSSIHLSSSKGKLLEKLAANTLLFKWLRDLGYPRPTNRYDLLAFSQTQWPHLYAKCKYDYYNLVIKYMPFSKFNLIGACELLTRKDKLLMFARFCFDKLFRRV; encoded by the coding sequence ATGGCAAGCGAAAAATTAGTATCATTGGTGATGCCGGCTTACAAGGCGAAGTTCTTAAAGCAGGCACTGGATAGTATTCTAAAGCAGAGCTACAGCAATTTTGAATTGATTATTGTAGACGATGCTTCACCTGAAAATCTTTCGGACATTATGGCGGAATATAGCGATCCACGAATATCCTATTATAGGAATAAACAAAACTTGGGCGGTCAAAGTTTGGTGATGCAATGGAATCATTCCATAACATATGCCAAGGGCGAATACTTGGTACTTGCGGCTGATGATGATATCTATCATCCAAATTTTTTAAAGACCTGTGTAGAATTGGCGGTGAAGTATCCCCATGTTGATGTGGTACGATCTCGTGTGGAACAGATTGATGAAGAAAATAATTTACTTGGTATAGACGGCATTCTTCCTGAATTTTGTAGCAAATACCAATTTCTAAAGTATTGGTTGAATGCTACGGTCTTTACCTGTATAGGTAACTTTATGTTCAAAACGGCCGTGATCAAAGAAAAGCAATTTATTGATTTTCCTTCGGCATTTGGTTCCGATACCGCTTCGGCCATTATGATGGCGGAAAACGGTATTGCCAATACGCAGGCGATGCTTTTCTCTTTTCGCTTGTCATCCATTCATCTCTCCAGTAGTAAGGGTAAATTGCTGGAAAAGTTAGCGGCAAATACCTTGTTGTTTAAGTGGTTAAGAGATTTGGGTTATCCGAGGCCAACCAACAGATACGACCTGTTGGCTTTTTCACAAACCCAGTGGCCGCATTTATACGCTAAATGCAAATACGATTATTATAACTTAGTGATTAAATATATGCCTTTCAGCAAATTTAATCTTATCGGTGCTTGTGAATTACTGACGCGTAAAGATAAGTTGCTTATGTTTGCCCGGTTTTGTTTCGATAAACTCTTTAGACGTGTATAG
- a CDS encoding glycosyltransferase family 8 protein gives MEVVSEDIPVVIAFTPNYFVPVATCISSVLRNADEDARFHFICLLTEALPEHMQQLLNELVGELGRFTFMDLTGTLSADIYVDPKYTIAASYRLLLPDLLPQYDKVLYIDCDMIFRNDLSELYHRVDLDDNYMAGVFEATLEQQLAHMQVIGCAPGTYINSGLLLMNLKKLREDGMVAKFLEAATQEGLEFPDQDVINQLCKGRIIGLPPFWNSIRTFLLPQYKADFLRFYTEQDWQTVQRKGNVHYTGPKPWKTFTVAFDLWWRYYFKLPKPMQALLIIPTKLSLLAKIYQTFLGKTILDGTRALYRKLKRNEG, from the coding sequence ATGGAAGTAGTTAGCGAAGACATACCTGTAGTTATAGCCTTTACCCCAAACTATTTTGTGCCGGTTGCAACCTGTATTTCCTCTGTGCTACGAAATGCTGATGAAGATGCTAGGTTTCACTTTATCTGTTTACTGACCGAAGCCTTGCCTGAACATATGCAGCAACTGCTTAACGAGCTTGTCGGTGAACTTGGGCGATTTACCTTTATGGACTTAACCGGTACACTATCTGCTGATATTTATGTCGATCCCAAATATACCATAGCTGCATCCTACAGGTTATTGCTGCCTGATCTGTTACCGCAATACGATAAAGTTTTGTATATCGATTGCGATATGATTTTCCGGAACGATTTAAGTGAACTCTATCATAGAGTAGATTTAGATGATAATTATATGGCCGGTGTTTTTGAGGCTACCTTGGAGCAGCAGTTAGCACACATGCAAGTTATTGGATGTGCACCGGGGACCTATATCAATAGTGGTTTGCTGTTGATGAACCTGAAGAAGCTTCGCGAAGATGGCATGGTAGCTAAGTTCTTGGAGGCGGCAACACAGGAGGGCTTAGAGTTTCCAGATCAAGATGTGATTAACCAACTGTGCAAGGGACGTATTATCGGTCTTCCTCCATTTTGGAACAGCATACGTACCTTTCTGCTGCCGCAATATAAAGCTGATTTCTTAAGATTCTATACGGAACAGGACTGGCAAACCGTACAACGCAAAGGTAATGTGCATTACACCGGGCCAAAGCCTTGGAAAACCTTCACGGTTGCCTTTGATCTGTGGTGGCGATATTATTTTAAGTTGCCTAAGCCTATGCAAGCACTTTTGATAATACCAACAAAGCTTAGCTTATTAGCCAAAATATATCAAACCTTTTTGGGTAAAACTATTTTGGATGGCACTCGTGCGCTCTATCGAAAATTAAAAAGAAACGAAGGATGA
- a CDS encoding beta-1,6-N-acetylglucosaminyltransferase → MRHAYLIIAHHEFKVLEQLIFALDDCRNDIFIHFDRKVKEIPALSTQQASLVILENRVDVRWGSLSQIRAEYALFESAYQTNNTYARYHLISGTHLPLKSQDEIHAFFEAYQQKEILRYIYTNAYEVNMKLARYHFFVRHYQHPVNVLRKLAVLGWRILLKLQYICGIQRASPKVSIKANNWVSLTEEAVVAIIQQKDEVLARFRYTFCADEFFVPFVLENQPKKFKMINDERLLFNEFEQANVRLLKRDDFKKLMESDFLFARKFGEREMEVVYNIVDRIRKGKGD, encoded by the coding sequence ATGAGGCATGCTTATTTGATTATTGCACATCATGAATTTAAGGTGTTGGAACAGTTGATCTTTGCCTTAGACGATTGCCGGAATGATATTTTTATACATTTCGATCGAAAAGTAAAAGAGATCCCTGCATTATCAACGCAGCAAGCGAGTCTCGTTATTCTCGAAAATAGGGTGGACGTACGTTGGGGCTCCCTGTCACAAATTCGAGCGGAATACGCGTTGTTTGAAAGTGCTTACCAAACGAACAATACGTACGCACGATACCATTTGATTTCAGGAACACACCTGCCATTGAAATCGCAAGATGAAATTCACGCATTTTTTGAGGCCTACCAACAGAAAGAAATCTTGCGATATATATATACCAATGCCTACGAGGTCAATATGAAACTGGCTAGGTATCATTTCTTTGTGCGACACTACCAGCACCCAGTCAATGTGTTAAGGAAGTTGGCGGTATTGGGTTGGAGGATACTTTTAAAGCTACAATATATTTGCGGGATCCAACGCGCATCTCCTAAGGTAAGTATTAAAGCCAATAACTGGGTGAGCTTAACCGAAGAGGCCGTCGTAGCCATCATCCAGCAAAAAGATGAGGTGTTAGCACGATTTCGCTATACATTTTGTGCCGATGAATTCTTTGTTCCTTTTGTGTTGGAGAATCAACCGAAAAAATTTAAGATGATTAATGATGAGAGGCTTCTTTTCAATGAATTTGAGCAAGCCAATGTGCGTCTTTTAAAACGGGACGATTTTAAAAAGCTAATGGAATCCGATTTTCTTTTTGCACGGAAGTTTGGCGAAAGGGAAATGGAGGTCGTCTATAACATAGTAGATAGAATACGGAAAGGAAAGGGGGACTAA
- a CDS encoding capsular polysaccharide synthesis protein, whose product MLEKWKAELVNNTAVQKIWGYIRKRKIIQQHKRVYNFWKPIIEDYVSGKLPNYSVIAKRELPPNKIIWQYWGQGEHDLNLPEVVRLSFASVDRYKGDYVVIRLDDGNIGDYIDLPTFVAAKRAANTSFNRTFFSDLLRLALLKAYGGVWLDATTLLSDVLPESYTQQDFFVYQRDQNEKNKAYWENSYAFYWSWQADFRVRMLNSFIFAKKGNKMVEMLLDLILYYWKTQERIVDYFFFQIVYDILMREYEVETCVMVSDVLPHLLQTKINNPSVDFVDYETALQATSIHKMSYYRDDALQRFSSFVHAYILTESESL is encoded by the coding sequence ATGCTTGAAAAATGGAAAGCGGAGTTGGTCAATAACACCGCTGTGCAAAAAATTTGGGGATATATCCGGAAGCGGAAAATCATCCAGCAGCATAAGCGAGTTTATAATTTTTGGAAGCCTATTATCGAAGATTATGTTAGCGGAAAGCTTCCGAATTACAGTGTCATTGCAAAAAGAGAACTCCCCCCAAACAAAATTATTTGGCAATACTGGGGGCAAGGTGAGCATGATCTTAATTTGCCCGAGGTCGTTCGTCTTTCTTTTGCTTCGGTCGATAGATACAAAGGCGATTATGTGGTCATTCGTCTGGATGACGGTAATATTGGCGATTACATCGATCTGCCAACATTTGTGGCAGCTAAAAGAGCGGCTAATACAAGTTTTAATCGTACTTTTTTTTCGGATTTACTCCGCTTGGCCTTATTGAAAGCTTACGGTGGCGTTTGGCTTGATGCAACAACTTTACTCTCGGATGTACTGCCAGAGTCTTACACACAACAAGATTTTTTTGTTTATCAACGCGATCAGAACGAAAAAAATAAAGCCTATTGGGAAAACAGTTATGCCTTTTATTGGAGCTGGCAAGCAGATTTTCGGGTGCGTATGCTTAATAGCTTTATTTTTGCAAAGAAAGGGAATAAAATGGTAGAGATGCTCTTGGATCTTATTTTATATTACTGGAAGACACAAGAACGTATCGTCGATTATTTCTTTTTCCAGATAGTCTATGATATATTGATGCGTGAGTATGAGGTTGAAACTTGTGTAATGGTAAGTGACGTGCTACCCCATCTTTTACAAACAAAAATTAATAACCCAAGTGTCGATTTTGTCGATTATGAAACGGCGCTTCAAGCGACGAGTATACATAAGATGAGCTATTACCGAGATGATGCTTTGCAGAGATTCAGCTCTTTCGTTCATGCATATATCTTAACAGAGTCGGAATCGTTATAA
- a CDS encoding beta-1,6-N-acetylglucosaminyltransferase: MKHAYLILAHNQFEILEILIAALDDKRNDIYIHIDKKVDTIPLLQTEHAELHVLKERIAISWGDVSIVEAELLLFQKAKDTGIYSHYHLLSGVDLPLQSQDNIHAFCAGHPAKQFIGYSQGDQRGHISRKVQRYHIFPKHFRSIGSVADKTRQALRFLFLRVQFIFGILRNTDIELKKGTQWLSLTGEFVVYLLQQKQEILKRYRYTFCADEIFVQTACWNSPFREQIYDLTDEGRGSQRLIQWRDNQLYDWEDKDVEKLNTKAFLFARKFNDRNMEVVTKILEKIKR, translated from the coding sequence ATGAAACATGCTTATTTAATATTGGCCCATAACCAGTTCGAAATACTGGAAATCTTAATCGCTGCATTGGATGATAAGCGGAACGATATCTATATTCATATAGATAAGAAAGTCGATACAATCCCTTTGTTACAGACGGAGCATGCTGAGCTACATGTGTTGAAGGAGCGAATAGCGATAAGCTGGGGCGACGTAAGCATTGTCGAAGCCGAACTCTTGTTGTTTCAAAAAGCAAAAGATACGGGGATATACAGTCATTACCATTTACTATCAGGGGTCGACCTACCTTTGCAGTCGCAAGACAATATACATGCTTTCTGCGCAGGTCATCCTGCGAAGCAATTTATTGGCTATTCGCAGGGCGATCAACGCGGGCATATTTCGCGTAAAGTGCAACGCTATCATATTTTTCCCAAACATTTTAGATCTATAGGTAGCGTGGCAGACAAGACGCGGCAAGCCCTACGCTTTCTTTTTCTACGCGTGCAGTTTATATTCGGCATCCTAAGAAATACCGATATCGAGTTAAAAAAAGGTACGCAATGGTTGAGCTTAACCGGAGAGTTCGTGGTTTATTTGCTACAACAAAAACAGGAGATTCTAAAGCGTTACCGATATACTTTTTGTGCAGACGAAATTTTTGTGCAAACCGCCTGTTGGAATTCGCCCTTTCGAGAGCAGATTTATGATCTAACAGACGAGGGTAGGGGCTCTCAAAGATTGATCCAGTGGCGGGATAATCAGCTGTACGATTGGGAGGATAAGGATGTGGAAAAACTGAATACAAAAGCCTTTCTGTTTGCTCGAAAATTTAATGATCGAAATATGGAGGTCGTTACGAAAATATTGGAGAAGATAAAACGCTGA
- a CDS encoding acyltransferase family protein, with amino-acid sequence MITENALQKQSEMIDMLRFPLIILVVFVHMAPSEQQMLSWNLDGHSLFLSISEIVSHHIGQLAVPFFFVFSGYFFFLKSKSWSFSTYTDQLGKRVKTLLIPYIFWNVIIVAIIVTLQVSYTFLGLGINANYRVLQINTVFDLFWGLPINIPLWYIRDLMVMVVLSPLFYYFFNTTKYVGLLVLVLFYLSAFESGFPGLGSTAIMYFGLGTYMGVYKVDARPFCLRYGKLFLFLAVLFLLLDLYFINHFLSKYFYRAFLLCILPAIYFAAIKSAKGGRLTKKLISLAPTVFFIYAVHTIYFLDKLKALWLKTPMSASGWGMLIGYLLIPFMCIGVILLVYYVFKKFLPSVLAFATGSRA; translated from the coding sequence ATGATAACTGAAAATGCATTGCAAAAACAGTCGGAGATGATTGATATGCTCCGGTTTCCCCTGATTATTCTGGTTGTGTTTGTACATATGGCTCCGTCGGAACAGCAAATGCTATCTTGGAACTTGGATGGACATAGCCTGTTTTTGTCCATCTCCGAAATTGTTTCACACCATATAGGGCAGTTAGCTGTACCGTTTTTCTTTGTGTTCTCTGGTTATTTCTTTTTTTTGAAAAGCAAGAGCTGGTCTTTCTCAACATATACCGATCAATTGGGAAAGCGTGTGAAGACTCTATTAATTCCTTACATTTTTTGGAATGTCATTATTGTAGCTATTATTGTGACGTTGCAGGTATCTTACACCTTTTTAGGTTTAGGAATTAACGCCAACTATAGGGTTTTACAAATCAATACTGTTTTTGATTTATTTTGGGGGCTTCCGATCAACATTCCTCTTTGGTATATACGCGATTTAATGGTTATGGTTGTCCTAAGTCCCTTGTTTTATTATTTTTTTAATACAACAAAATATGTTGGCCTGCTTGTTTTGGTATTGTTCTATTTAAGCGCGTTCGAATCAGGATTTCCTGGGCTTGGTAGTACCGCAATTATGTATTTCGGCTTGGGTACTTACATGGGTGTGTATAAAGTCGATGCGCGGCCCTTCTGTTTACGCTATGGGAAGCTATTCCTATTTTTAGCGGTATTATTTCTGCTACTTGACTTATACTTTATCAATCACTTCTTGTCCAAATATTTCTACCGCGCTTTTCTCCTTTGTATACTACCCGCTATTTATTTCGCTGCTATAAAAAGCGCAAAAGGTGGGCGATTAACAAAAAAGTTGATCTCCCTAGCACCGACCGTATTTTTTATCTATGCCGTACATACCATATATTTTCTGGATAAGCTGAAGGCTTTATGGTTAAAAACACCGATGAGTGCTTCTGGCTGGGGAATGCTGATTGGGTACTTGCTGATTCCCTTTATGTGTATTGGTGTTATTTTGTTGGTTTATTATGTGTTCAAGAAGTTTTTACCCAGTGTATTAGCTTTTGCTACAGGTAGCAGAGCTTAA
- a CDS encoding glycosyltransferase family 2 protein, which yields MIRGHARVTIILPVYNAALTLDSCLSSLRALDYDSLEVLFINDSSTDGSLELLEKFCLYFSTGLKTAQVINHTQNKGVAAARNTGLDYATGDYIYYVDADDRVDPETIKQAVEKAQQLDADIVGFNWYLSFDKNERKMNQPAFHTAWEALEMMLRGTMRWNLWLFLVKRSLYEDYQIRFIPGMNMGEDIMVTTKLFVHAGRVAYIDKAFYHYRQSNEASLTKTYSQQHMDQVSANIQALETFLLKSQYAAQLGDLIGFLKLNIKLPFLISPKSNQYKRWLSWFPEANSLVLKNSSLPWRTRLLQYAAVKKQFWLLKGYYYFVIRFVYGIIYR from the coding sequence ATGATACGAGGACATGCTAGAGTCACGATTATCCTTCCAGTTTACAATGCGGCTCTTACTTTGGATAGCTGTTTGTCTAGCTTACGGGCTTTGGACTACGATAGCTTAGAAGTTCTTTTTATAAATGATAGTAGTACAGATGGTTCATTAGAACTTTTAGAGAAATTCTGTTTATATTTTTCAACGGGTCTCAAAACTGCACAGGTAATCAATCATACACAGAATAAGGGGGTTGCCGCAGCACGGAATACTGGCTTAGACTATGCAACAGGTGATTATATCTACTATGTGGATGCCGATGATCGGGTAGATCCGGAGACCATTAAGCAAGCTGTGGAAAAAGCCCAGCAGTTGGATGCCGATATCGTAGGATTTAATTGGTATTTGAGCTTTGATAAGAATGAACGTAAAATGAACCAACCGGCTTTTCATACAGCATGGGAAGCTTTGGAGATGATGTTACGCGGAACGATGCGTTGGAACCTTTGGCTTTTTTTGGTGAAGCGCTCCCTCTATGAAGATTATCAGATTCGTTTTATACCGGGCATGAATATGGGGGAGGATATTATGGTGACGACAAAATTATTTGTCCATGCTGGGCGGGTGGCCTATATCGATAAGGCGTTTTACCATTACCGGCAATCCAACGAAGCCTCTTTGACCAAAACCTACAGCCAGCAGCATATGGATCAAGTTTCGGCCAATATACAAGCGCTCGAAACCTTCTTGCTAAAAAGTCAATATGCCGCGCAACTGGGCGATTTAATTGGCTTTTTAAAGCTGAATATCAAACTACCTTTTTTAATTAGCCCCAAAAGCAATCAGTATAAACGCTGGTTAAGCTGGTTTCCTGAAGCCAATAGCTTGGTGTTAAAAAATAGCAGCTTGCCTTGGCGCACCCGACTGCTTCAATATGCCGCGGTCAAAAAACAATTTTGGCTATTGAAAGGATATTATTATTTTGTCATCCGTTTTGTCTACGGCATAATTTATCGGTAA
- a CDS encoding glycosyltransferase family 4 protein: MKIVYCIAATSNSGGMERVLANKANYFARMGFEVHIITTDQEGKPNFFVLDARIQQHDLGINYVHNNGRGLLYKVLSYARKQQLHRKRLTTLLQKLKADISISMFDHEVSFLHQIADGSIKILEIHFSRFKRLQYARSGIWALVNRYRSKQDLHYARQYARFVVLTQEDQGYWGNLPNIQVIPNANSFAPAAVSDLQQQQVIAVGRYDDQKRFEDLIDAWAAVKQARPDWSLHIYGQGPLHDKLQAQIAQLGLADVVHLEVPVRDIESAYRQHAMLAMTSRYEGLPMALLEAQACGLPLVAYACKCGPRDVIREGENGFLLAEGDKVGLTERLLRLMQDAPLRTAMGEAAKCRSQDFTEEVVMTQWLNLFAELQKAHGEKR; this comes from the coding sequence ATGAAGATCGTCTACTGCATAGCCGCAACGAGCAATTCCGGCGGTATGGAGCGGGTATTGGCCAATAAGGCCAATTATTTTGCGCGCATGGGCTTCGAGGTACATATTATCACGACAGATCAAGAAGGAAAGCCCAATTTCTTTGTCCTAGATGCGCGGATACAACAGCATGACCTGGGGATTAACTATGTGCACAATAATGGACGAGGGTTATTGTATAAGGTGCTCAGCTACGCGCGGAAGCAACAGCTGCACCGGAAACGTTTAACAACGCTGTTGCAAAAGCTAAAAGCCGATATCAGCATCTCCATGTTTGATCATGAGGTCTCCTTTTTACATCAGATTGCGGATGGCAGTATCAAAATACTGGAGATACATTTCTCCCGCTTTAAACGCTTGCAATATGCGCGTTCCGGTATTTGGGCGCTGGTGAACCGATACCGAAGCAAGCAAGACCTGCACTATGCCCGGCAGTATGCCCGCTTTGTGGTGCTTACCCAAGAAGATCAGGGCTACTGGGGCAATCTGCCCAATATCCAAGTTATTCCCAATGCCAATAGTTTTGCTCCCGCGGCCGTTTCGGATCTGCAGCAGCAGCAAGTTATCGCCGTAGGACGCTATGATGATCAAAAGCGCTTTGAAGACCTGATTGATGCTTGGGCGGCGGTCAAGCAAGCACGCCCCGATTGGTCTTTGCATATCTATGGACAAGGGCCGCTGCACGATAAGTTGCAAGCACAAATAGCGCAGTTGGGGCTGGCCGATGTGGTGCATTTAGAAGTACCCGTCCGGGATATCGAATCGGCCTACCGGCAACACGCCATGCTCGCCATGACCTCCCGTTATGAAGGACTACCCATGGCGCTGTTAGAAGCGCAGGCCTGTGGTTTACCCTTAGTGGCCTACGCCTGCAAATGCGGTCCGCGCGATGTGATCCGCGAAGGAGAGAACGGCTTTCTATTGGCCGAAGGCGATAAAGTAGGCTTGACGGAGCGCCTACTGCGCTTGATGCAGGATGCACCGCTGCGCACCGCTATGGGAGAGGCCGCGAAGTGCCGTTCACAAGATTTCACGGAAGAGGTCGTGATGACCCAATGGTTAAACCTATTTGCAGAACTGCAAAAAGCACATGGAGAAAAGCGCTAA
- a CDS encoding glycosyltransferase family 4 protein, giving the protein MEKSAKNTARKTIVVSAVNLNRGGTLRILRECLAYLSGLAASADYRIVAIVYKKELADFPHIDYIETQWPKKRWINRLWYEYVSLRKVAQELQPIALWLSLHDTTPSVQAERRAVYCHNSFPFLKWDRKDLFFAPQIVAFALFSRFFYRKNIHKNKYLVVQQEWFRDAFVRMFNLPFSKIIVAPPHSETEALPMPVAVSTKEKTTFIYPAISDSHKNIECICAAAEQLWNSGVHNFEVLLTISGQENRYTQWLYKRWGQRIPALRFLGYLGRETLFRYYQEADCLIFPSKVETWGLPISEFSTFRKPMLLADLPYARETAKGNAEVAFFPTNRPKLLAQQMQQLIEGDRSFLHPVTATSIAEPVVRDWEALFKVLLDE; this is encoded by the coding sequence ATGGAGAAAAGCGCTAAAAACACCGCACGGAAGACCATTGTGGTCTCCGCCGTCAATTTAAACCGCGGAGGTACCCTGCGTATTCTACGCGAATGCTTGGCTTATTTATCGGGCTTGGCGGCAAGTGCCGACTACCGTATTGTCGCCATCGTCTATAAAAAGGAACTGGCGGATTTCCCCCATATCGACTATATAGAAACCCAATGGCCCAAAAAGCGCTGGATAAACCGGCTTTGGTATGAATATGTATCGCTGCGTAAAGTGGCGCAAGAACTGCAGCCCATCGCCCTATGGCTTTCCCTGCATGATACCACGCCCTCGGTGCAAGCCGAACGCCGCGCCGTGTATTGCCATAACTCTTTTCCGTTTTTAAAATGGGATCGTAAGGATCTTTTTTTTGCGCCGCAGATTGTGGCTTTTGCCTTGTTCTCCCGCTTCTTTTACCGCAAGAATATCCACAAGAATAAGTACCTGGTGGTGCAACAGGAATGGTTTCGGGACGCTTTTGTCCGCATGTTCAACTTGCCCTTCAGCAAGATTATTGTGGCGCCGCCGCATAGCGAGACCGAAGCCCTGCCGATGCCTGTCGCTGTTTCCACGAAGGAGAAAACAACTTTTATCTATCCAGCGATCTCGGATAGCCATAAGAATATCGAATGTATTTGCGCGGCCGCCGAACAGCTCTGGAACAGCGGTGTGCATAACTTTGAGGTTTTGCTGACCATTAGCGGACAGGAAAACCGCTACACGCAATGGCTGTACAAGCGCTGGGGACAGCGCATCCCGGCATTACGCTTTCTAGGCTACTTGGGGAGGGAAACCCTGTTCCGCTATTACCAAGAGGCCGATTGCCTTATTTTTCCCTCCAAGGTAGAAACCTGGGGTTTGCCCATATCGGAATTTTCAACGTTTCGCAAACCCATGCTGCTGGCCGATTTGCCTTACGCTCGCGAGACGGCCAAGGGAAATGCTGAAGTAGCCTTTTTCCCGACCAACCGCCCCAAGCTGTTGGCTCAACAGATGCAGCAGCTGATCGAGGGCGACCGTTCTTTTTTGCATCCGGTGACGGCCACAAGTATTGCGGAGCCTGTTGTGCGAGACTGGGAAGCCCTGTTTAAGGTATTGTTGGACGAATAA